In Blastopirellula sediminis, the following proteins share a genomic window:
- a CDS encoding DUF1257 domain-containing protein, which translates to MSHIVFIQTEVRDPVAIRSACDRLRLPEPVFGRTKLFSSSESGWAVKLPDWRYPIVCDVNTATIAFDNYGGRWGDQKQLDRFLQGYAVEKAKIEARQKGHSVTEQSMEDGSVKLTINVGGAV; encoded by the coding sequence ATGTCGCACATCGTCTTTATTCAGACTGAAGTTCGTGATCCCGTCGCCATCCGGTCGGCTTGTGATCGTCTGCGTTTGCCGGAGCCTGTGTTTGGGCGGACGAAGTTGTTTAGCAGTTCCGAGTCAGGCTGGGCCGTGAAGTTGCCGGATTGGCGCTATCCGATCGTCTGCGACGTGAACACGGCGACGATCGCCTTCGATAATTATGGCGGGCGCTGGGGTGACCAGAAGCAGCTCGACCGCTTTCTTCAGGGATACGCCGTTGAGAAAGCCAAGATCGAAGCCCGACAGAAGGGCCATTCGGTGACCGAGCAGTCGATGGAAGACGGCTCAGTGAAACTGACCATCAACGTCGGAGGGGCGGTATGA
- a CDS encoding DUF2997 domain-containing protein yields the protein MNRTIEIIIAPNGQTKVETKDFVGAKCRDASRFIELALGQQTDELLKAEFHQTASNQQHVRQGE from the coding sequence ATGAACAGGACTATCGAGATCATCATCGCACCCAACGGTCAGACCAAAGTCGAAACGAAGGACTTCGTCGGCGCGAAATGTCGAGACGCGAGTCGGTTCATTGAGCTGGCTCTCGGCCAGCAAACCGACGAACTGCTCAAGGCCGAGTTTCACCAGACCGCCTCGAACCAGCAGCACGTTCGCCAAGGCGAATAG
- a CDS encoding AAA family ATPase has product MTFTERLAEYVRACFTGLWIESHEHQDALVAMAQLCRQEDWRMATWDIDQGLKLPRAETEAGASDPLAAIRAINSLATPEGTAILVLQNFHRFMQSAEIVQALSQQVVTGKQNRTIIVVLSPVVSLPVELEKLFVVLEHELPNREQLTEIAEGVATEDGEFPEGQERETILDAAVGLTRFEAENAFSLSLIQEGRLNASTLWEQKAQMLKKSGTLQLYRGGDDFSRLGGLSALKAFTKRSLLQPNRNNPLKRPRGVMLLSPPGCGKSQFCKALGSEVGRPVLILDVGSLMGSLVGQSEERTRHTLRTIDAMAPCVVMIDEVEKAFAGVNGQSDSGVAARMFGTFLGWLNDHQSDVFVVCTANDVSKLPPEFSRSERFDGVFFVDLPTREEKDAIWDIYLNLFEIEPNQRRPKDDQFTGAEIRACCRLAALLDVTLVQAAQNVVPVAVTAVESVERLRTWASGRCLDASRPGIYQHDGGSGKSRRRVSRDPSNN; this is encoded by the coding sequence ATGACATTTACCGAACGACTAGCGGAGTATGTGCGCGCATGCTTCACCGGCCTTTGGATTGAATCCCACGAACATCAGGATGCACTGGTTGCAATGGCCCAACTCTGTCGACAGGAAGATTGGCGAATGGCAACCTGGGACATTGACCAAGGCTTGAAACTCCCTAGAGCCGAGACCGAAGCCGGGGCCAGTGATCCGTTGGCGGCGATCCGGGCGATCAACTCGCTGGCGACGCCAGAGGGGACGGCGATCTTGGTGCTTCAGAACTTTCATCGGTTCATGCAGTCGGCCGAGATTGTCCAGGCCCTCTCACAACAGGTCGTCACTGGCAAGCAGAACCGCACCATCATCGTGGTGCTCTCGCCGGTGGTTTCTTTGCCGGTCGAACTGGAAAAACTGTTCGTCGTGTTGGAGCACGAACTTCCCAATCGTGAGCAGCTGACGGAAATCGCGGAAGGTGTCGCCACCGAAGACGGCGAGTTTCCCGAGGGGCAGGAACGTGAAACGATCCTGGATGCCGCCGTCGGGCTGACTCGCTTCGAGGCCGAAAACGCTTTCAGTTTGTCGCTCATTCAAGAGGGGCGACTGAACGCTTCGACGCTCTGGGAACAAAAGGCCCAGATGCTCAAGAAAAGTGGAACGCTTCAGCTCTATCGCGGCGGCGATGACTTCAGCCGGCTCGGCGGATTGTCAGCACTCAAGGCGTTCACGAAACGGTCGCTGCTGCAACCCAACCGCAACAATCCGCTCAAGCGGCCGCGCGGCGTGATGCTGTTGTCGCCACCTGGCTGCGGAAAGTCACAGTTTTGCAAAGCCCTTGGCAGTGAAGTCGGGCGACCCGTGTTGATCCTGGATGTGGGCAGCCTGATGGGTTCGCTCGTCGGACAGAGCGAGGAGCGAACTCGGCACACCTTGCGAACCATCGACGCGATGGCTCCTTGTGTGGTGATGATCGACGAAGTGGAGAAGGCGTTCGCCGGCGTGAACGGCCAGAGTGATTCCGGCGTGGCGGCTCGCATGTTCGGTACGTTCCTTGGCTGGCTCAACGACCATCAGTCCGATGTGTTCGTAGTCTGCACAGCCAACGATGTCAGCAAGCTCCCGCCAGAGTTCAGCCGCAGCGAGAGGTTTGACGGCGTATTCTTTGTCGACTTGCCGACTCGCGAGGAGAAAGACGCGATCTGGGACATCTATCTCAATCTGTTCGAGATCGAACCAAATCAGCGACGGCCCAAGGATGACCAGTTCACCGGCGCTGAGATCCGTGCTTGCTGCCGACTGGCGGCGCTCCTGGATGTGACGCTTGTGCAAGCGGCTCAGAACGTCGTCCCGGTGGCCGTGACCGCTGTCGAATCAGTCGAGCGATTGCGGACCTGGGCCAGTGGCCGCTGCCTCGATGCCAGCCGTCCTGGCATCTATCAGCACGACGGTGGAAGCGGAAAATCTCGGCGACGCGTCAGTCGCGATCCCTCCAACAACTGA